From one Shewanella sp. GD04112 genomic stretch:
- a CDS encoding EscU/YscU/HrcU family type III secretion system export apparatus switch protein: protein MNEEPKTQQAVALSYDGKHAPKVVASGEGLVADEIIALAKASGVYIHQDPHLSNFLRLLELGEEIPKELYLLIAELIAFVYMLDGKFPEQWNNMHKKIVEKA from the coding sequence ATGAATGAAGAACCCAAAACCCAGCAAGCCGTCGCCTTAAGTTACGATGGGAAACATGCCCCTAAAGTCGTGGCATCAGGGGAAGGATTGGTTGCAGATGAAATTATTGCGCTCGCAAAAGCATCAGGCGTTTATATTCATCAAGATCCCCACCTGAGTAATTTTTTGAGATTACTCGAATTAGGTGAGGAAATTCCGAAAGAACTGTATCTGCTTATCGCAGAACTGATTGCCTTTGTGTACATGTTGGATGGCAAATTTCCTGAGCAGTGGAATAACATGCACAAGAAAATTGTAGAGAAAGCCTAA